CTGGCCGGGGATTTCCGCCGTCACGGCACCCGGCCGGGCAAGGGCCAGCCGGGCCAGCCAGTCGGCCCGCACGACTGGATCCTTCCCGCCGCGCACCAGCAGGACCGGAGGCTTTACCTCGCGGATCCGCTCCTCGAGGCGGTGGTGGATCATCACGGGCAGCGTGGAGAGATACCAGCGCGGCCCGGCACGCAGGTAGTCGGTGACCAGAATGAAGTTGACGGCCGGGGGTTCCACCAGGCAGTCCTGCATCAGCCGCAGGGCCTGCAGCGGGGCGGAGCGCTCGGCGTCGTTAATGGTCGGCCCCAGCAGGACCACCGAGGACGCCGCATCCGGGGCGGCGAGCGCCATTTCCACCACCACCTGGCAGCCCATGGAATGGCCCACCCACTGGGCACCCCGGATGCCGGCGGTATCGAGCGCCTCGGCGGCGATGCGCCCGAAGTCTTCCATCTGCAGTTGCCTGCGCGGCTTCGGGGTGGATCCGAAGCCGGGCAGCTCGAGCGTATGGACGATGGATGTGCGCGCCAGTTCCCAGATCAGCGGGCGGTAGTACCGCTCCGAGGCGCCGATCCCGTGCACCAGGACCACCTCGCTGCGGGTCTCGTGCCAGTCGGGTGTCCCGGCGTCGTCAAAGCGGCGGTAGGTGCGGATGTCCACCTGCGTGTCCCCTACCGTCACGCGCTGGAATCCCGTTCGAGCTTCTGCTGCAGGCACTGTGCCTCTGCTTCCTGTTCCGTCGAGACGCTTGTCGGGACGCTTTAGGGCCAGCGTACCGGGACCCGGGCAGGTTAGGCGATCCTTATTATGAATAACTCAGAATAAGGATAGGATGTTGGACATGAACGGAAACGCAGCTGCAGAGGAAACCACCGCCAGGTGGTCCGATGAGCTGCGCGCCCACGGCCGTCGGGTGACCAAGCAGCGCCTCGCCGTGCTCCGTACCGTCGACACCGCACCGCACTCGGTAGCGGACGACGTCGCGGCCGGCGTCCGCCGGGAACTTCCGGACATTTCCCTGCAGTCCGTCTATGTGATCCTGGCCGACCTCACCGAAACAGGCCTGCTGCGGAAAATCGAAACCCCCGATTCTCCGGCCCGGTACGAGACCCGCGTGAATGACAACCACCACCACGCCATCTGCACCGAATGCGGACGGATCGAGGACGTGGACTGCGCCGTCGGCCACGCTCCCTGCCTCACCCCCGGAAACACACACGGTATGACCATCCAGATTGCGGATGTGCTCTACCGCGGGATCTGCACCGACTGCGCCGCCGCAGCCTCGTAGCCCGCCCCCCAAAGCCTTTCCTCCCTTTTGTCAGCACCAGAGAAAGAACAAGTATGTCCAACTTCACCACCACGCAGACCGGCACCCCGGTAGCGAGCGACGCACACTCGCTGAGCACCGGCGCCGACGGCGCCATCGCCCTTCACGACCGCTACCTGGTCGAGAAGCTGGCACAGTTCAACCGGGAGCGTATTCCGGAGCGCATCGTGCACGCCAAGGGCGGCGGCGCATTCGGTGAGTTCGTTGTCACCGAGGATGTCTCCATGTACACGCGTGCCGCTGTCTTCCAGCCGGGCACCGTCACCGAAACCGTCCAGCGGTTCTCCTCAGTTGCCGGCGAAATGGGTTCGCCCGACACCTGGCGCGACGTGCGCGGCTTCGCCCTGCGTTTCTACAGCACCGAGGGCAACTACGACATCGTCGGCAACAACACTCCGGTGTTCTTCATCCGCGACGGCATCAAGTTCCCGGACTTCATCCACTCGCAGAAGCGCCTTCCGGGTTCCGGCCTGCGCGACGCCGACATGCAGTGGGACTTCTGGACCAACTCCCCCGAGTCCGCCCACCAGGTCACCTACCTCATGGGCGACCGCGGGCTTCCGACGTCGTGGCGTGAAATGCCCGGCTTCGGTTCGCACACCTACCAGTGGATCAATGCCGCCGGCGAGCGCTTCTGGGTGAAGTACCACTTCACGTCCAACCAGGGCAACCATGAAATCACCGGTGCCGAGGCCGAGAAGATTGCCGGCGCCGACGCCGACTACTACCGCCGCGACCTGTACGAGGCCATCGAGGCCGGCAACTTCCCGTCCTGGGACCTGCACGTGCAGGTTATGCCGTACGAAGATGCCAAGACGTACCGGTTCAACCCGTTCGACCTGACCAAGGTCTGGCCGCACGCGGACTACCCGCTGATCAAGGTGGGTACCCACACCCTGAACCGCAACCCGGAAAACTTCTTCGCGCAGATCGAACAGGTTGCCCTGTCCCCCGCGAACCTGGTTCCCGGCATCGACGCCAGCCCGGACAAGATGCTGATGGCCCGCATCTTCTCCTACCCGGACGCCCAGCGTTACCGCATCGGCGCCAACTACAACCAGCTGCCGGTCAACGCACCCAAGGCCCCGGTTAACAACTACTCGCAGGACGGCGCCATGCGCTTCTCCTACAACTCCCCGCAGACTCCGGTCTACGCACCGAACACGCTGGGCGGCCCCGCGGCCGATGCAGCGCTGGCCGGTTCGGGCAGCTGGGAGAACGACGGCGCCCTGGTGCGTGCCGCCGCAACCCTGCATTCCGAGGACAGCGACTTCGTCCAGGCCGGTACCCTGTACCGCGAGGTTTACGACGACGCCGCCAAGCAGCGTTTCCTGGAAACCATCACCGGTGCCATCTCCGGCGTGAAGCGTCCGCATATCCGCGAAGCTGCGATCCAGTACTGGACCAACGTTGACGCGACCCTGGGCGAGAAGCTGCGCCTTTCCCTGGCACAGGGCGAAACCACGGCCAACGAAAAGGCCGAGTTCGTGGGCGTTGCTGAGTAATTTCAGCACCCGCTAAACCAGCAGCGGCCGGTCCCTTCGGGGGCCGGCCGCTGCTGTATGTCCTGCCTCCTACCGGGTAGGCCAGTACCAGATAATCAGCAGCGTCACCAGGAAACCGGTGAGGAAGTTCAGCTTCAGGAACCGTCTCCAGCCGGCATTCGCAGCACCGGACCCGGCGTCGGTGATCCGCAGGAACGGAACCAGGTTAAGGATGTAGGGCAGGGCCAGCAACCCGCCCAGCATCGCCGGCCAGGGAGTCAGCAGCATCAGCAGGCCGGCCGCCAGATAGGCAGCGGCGGCAAGCACCACCACCGGCCGCGCCCCCAGCACCGTGGCAATGGACCCGATGCCCCCTTCCCGGTCCGGCACCACGTCCTGCACGGCACCGAAGGCCTGGCTGGCCATGCCCCAGAGGAAGAACGCCCCCAGGACTGCCCAGAGCTCCGGGGTGAAGACCGCGCCGGCCAGGACCAGTCCGTACACTGCAGGGCTGACGAAGTGGGTGCTCGAGGTCATGGAATCCAGGAAGGGACGTTCCTTGAACCGCAGTCCGGGTGCGCTGTACGCAATGACTGCGAAGACGCTGACTGCCAGCACCAGCCAGGACAGCGGGCTTCCCAGCAGGATCAAGGCCACGAGGAACGGCACATTGGTGATGACCGCTGCCCACAACGTGATGCGGTGGAAACCGCGGTCCAGGACGGCGCCTTCCACTCCCCCCTTGCGCGGATTATGCAGGTCCGACTCGTAGTCGAAAACGTCATTGATGCCGTACATCGCCAGGTTGTAGGGAACCAGGAAGTACAGCGTACCGATGACCCAGGTCAGGTCGATCTGCCCGGTGGTGAGCAGATAGGCGGCGGCGAACGGATACGCGGTGTTCACCCAAGAGAGCGGCCGCGAAGACACCAGCAGCATCCGCAGGGTTCCCGCGGTGGAGGTGGCGGCGGTGCTCACGGTGTTTCCTTAGTGTTCGGCTTGGCGTCTCCCGGCGCGGGGGCACGTCCGGGCAGCAGCATCCAGAGCGCCGGCAGCAGCAGGACGGCCGCCAGCGGGTACGCGAAATCCTCCAGCGGCGCAGCACCGGCAAAGGCTCCGGAAATGCGGTCCTCGTTGTACCAAAAGAGGCCCACGCGGATCATGAGGTTGTCGAAGACGGCGGTCAGTGCCAACAGGACGACGCCGGTGACGGCAGCTGCGGCTGCGAAGTGCCGCGGGCGGTTCCGGCCCAGCAGGGCGGTTGTAAAGATCAGAGCCGCCGGCACGAGGAAGAAGGCATTGAGGGTCCAGTAGGTCACGGCCGGGTCCTCTCGCTCGGCCTGCGGGCCGGGTGCCTGCCGGTCCGGTCGGTGTTTCGTTCGGCGGCCCGTTCGCCGGCCCGATCCGCGACCAGACGCACCAGGCCGAAGAGCACCATGGTCAGGTAGCAAAGGAAGGCCAGGAAAAAGATCTCTTCCACGGGCAGGTGCGGTGCCAAGGTCAGGCCGAGCATAAACGGGGTCTCGCCGCGGTAGAAAATGTCGGAGCCGATGCCGGCCAGGTCCCAGCCGGTGAAGAACAGCACTCCGATGGCCAGCACTGCGGCTGCCCGCCGTGCGTGGGCGAAGAAGAACAGCCGGAACCGGTGGTCGAGCAGCACCATGCAGCCCAGGGACAGCAGCAGGAAAAGCAGGTACAGGACGCCCATTACGCTCCCGCCTCTGCCGACGGCTGCGGGGCCGGGTGCTGTCCGTCAGGAAGCTGGCTTGATGACACCCGTGCACCCCACGGCGCGGGCTCCGGCAGCGCCTCGGTGCCCGTTTCCCCGCGCAGCCGCTTGAGCACGAGTTCCGCGCTGATCAGGCACATGGGCAGTCCGATGCCCGGCAGGGTGGACCCGCCGGCGTAAAGCAGCCCCTCCACTTTCCGGCTGGCATTTGTTCCGCGGAAGAACGCGCTTTGCTTCAGGATGTGCGCCGGTCCCAGCAGGGTTCCGCGCCACGAATTGAGGTCGGCAACGAAGTCCTGCGGGCCCACGGTGCGGCGGATGATGATGCGTTCGGCCAGGTCGGGAATACCGGCCCAGGATGAGAGCTGCTCGATGACCGCGTCGGCCATCTTCTCGATCCGGGGATCCCCTGCGCCGTCGATCCCTCCGGCTCCGAGCGACGGATCCGAAGGTACCGGCACCAGCACAAACAGGTTTTCATGTCCTTCCGGCGCCGCGTCGGGGTCCGTCGCGCTCGGTCGGCAGACGTACAGGGAGGCCGGATCCGGCACCGAGGTGTCCTGACCGAAGATCTTCTCGAAGTTGGCTTCCCAGTCCCGGGTGAACAGCAGGGTGTGGTGTTCCAGCTGCGGCAGTTTCCCCTCCACACCGAGATGCAGCAGCAGCCCGCCGGGGCCGGGGACCCGGTGCTCCCAGTATGCCTCCGGATAGGTCTGCAGCTCCCGGGGCACGAGGGTGGTCTCGGTGTGGTGCAGATCCGCTGCTGAAACCACCAGGTCCGCGTCCAGCGACACCAGTGAGCCGCCGGCATCCCGGTACTCCACGCCCACGGCACGGGGCTTGCGGCGGGGGAAGCGGGCCCGGCCGCTCTTGGCGTTGGCCGGAGCGGAAGTCCTGATCCGGGTGACCTCGGCACCGGTGATGACCCGGCTGCCCTCTGCACGCGCCAGGTCGGAAATGACCGAGACTATCCGGTGGAAGCCGCCCAGGGGATAAAGCACCCCGTCAGCCAGGTCCAGCCGGCTCATCAGGTGGTACATGCTGGGTGTGGTGAACGGCGAGGAGCCCAGGAAAACGGCGGGGTAGCCCAGGATCTGCCGGATCCGCGGATCCGTGAAACGCCGGCCAACGAAGGTGCTCAGCGGTTCCAGCAGCAGCCTGGCAAGCCGGGGGCCGCTGCGCAGGACATCGGGGCGCAGCAGCGGCAGGAACGAGGCAAACGTTGTATACAGGAACCGCTTCTTGGCCATCGCGTAGACCTCTTCGGCGGACTCGAGATATTCCTCGAGCCGGGCTCCGGCACCGGGTTCCAGCGACTCGAACAACGCAATGTTGCCGTCCCGGGTGGCAGCCACGTCCACCGGTTCCGCGGTGTCCTCGAAGAGCACCCGGTACCCCGGATCCAGCCGGACCAGCTCCAACTGCTCGGCAGCGGTGGTGCCCAGCAGCCGAAAGAAGTGGTCGAAGACCTCGGGCATGAGGTACCAGGACGGCCCCGTGTCAAAGCGGAACCCTCCGGTCTCCCAGCTCCCCGCCCGTCCCCCGGTCTCCGGCTGCTTCTCCAGCACCGTGACCTCCAGGCCTTCCCGCGACAGCAGTGCCGCGGTGGCCAGACCGGTAATCCCGCCGCCGATCACGACGGCGGTGCGCGGACGCATGCTCATAGTTGCCTTTCGTTTCCCGGGACAGCTTGGTTTGCGCCGCGGTGCCGGAGCCCGACAGGACCGGCAACCCGGCGGGTCAGAACCGCACGCGTTGCGATGCGGACTTTCACGGGGTTCGGGACCCGCACCCGGGTGGTACGCAGCTGTTCGGCGGGTGTGTTCCGGAGCCTGCGGGCCAATTCACCGAACAGGTCCTGGGCCAGCGCGACGGCGGCCCTGCAGTTTGCCGGCAGCTCCGCCACCGCGGCGCCCGAAACCAGCAGGTCAGCCTCGATGCCGGCCAGGATCCGGTGCTTGTCCGTTTCACTGAACGCTGCCACGGTGATGCCGGGGAAATAGCTGCGTCCCAGGGTCTCGAAGTCCTGGGCAAGATCCCGCAGGAAGTTGACCTTCTGGAACGCTGCCCCCAGCCGTTGGGCGCCCTCGTGCAGCCGCTTGGCCTGGTCATCGGGCAGCGGAACTCCGTCGAGGAAACACCGCAGGCACATCAGCCCGATCACTTCGGCGGAGCCGTAAACGTACTCGTTGAAGCTGGCCTCGGTGTGTTCCACCCGGTCCAGGTCCGCGCGCATCGACGCGAAGAACGGGCGGGTGAGGTCCGTTCCGATGCCGGTTTCCCTCGCCGTCAGCGCGAACGCATGGACCACCAGATTGACGCTGTAGCCGGTGCGCAGGGCACGTTCCGTGTCCGCCTCCAGCTCATCGAGCAGCTCGCCGATCTCCGTGCGGGGCACCAGCGCGGCCGCCGCCACGCCGTCGACAATCTCGTCCGCCAGCCGGACCAGCGCGTAGATGGTTTCAATCTGCAGTCGCGTCCGGGCCGGCAACAGCCGGGAGGCCAGCCCGAAGGACGTCGAGTAGGACCGGATCAGCACGGCCGAAGTCCGGCGCGCGACGGCGTTATAGAGGGGCAGGCCCTGCTCAGCTACCACGGACTACCGCCCCCGGTTCACGGCGTCGTCAACCACTGTCGACAGTGCTGCGCGCAGCCCTGGGGTGACCGCAGGGCAGTCCAGGTGTTGGCGGGCCCGGTCTGCATATTCGCGCACCAGCTGCTGCGCATGGTCCCGGGCACCGGAGGAAACCAACAGTTCCCGGGCGCGGGCGGCATCACGGGCGGTCAGCTCTGGGTTGCCGATCAGGCCCGAGAGTTCTTCCCACTCCGGCTTCTGAGCAACATAGGAGACCAGCACCGTCCGCTTTCCCTCGCGCAGGTCCGAAAAACTGGACTTGCCCGTGGCGCTCTCCGTGCCGAAAACCCCCAGCAGGTCATCCACAACCTGGTAGGCAATCCCGATGTCCCGACCGTAGAGACCGAGGGTGGTTACGACGTCGTCCGGTGCCCCGGCAAGCACCGCCCCGGCCTGCAGCGGCGCTTCGAAGGAATAGACGGCGGTCTTGAGCCGCTCCATGTGCAGGATTTCGGCGATGGGCGGGGCATCAGGGTGGAAGGAAAGGTCGACGTCGATCAGCTCTCCGCCCGCGGATGCGAAGACGGCCTCGTCCAGGATCTCGGCCATCCGTGACCGGAGGCCTGTGTCCACCTCGGCGCTGTCCAGCATGCGGAATGCGCCGGTCAGGGCCAGGTCCCCTGCAATGACCCCGGCGGAGAGCCCGCGGTGCCGGGCTGCGGCTGTTTCAACGCCTGCGGCGGCGGCCAGCTCCCGATAGACGCCGGAAACGTTTTCGTGGCCGCGGCGGGTGAAATCCAGATCGATCACGTCGTCGTGCACAATCAGGGCCGTATGCAGCAGTTCGAATGCGGCGCCTACACTGGCAGCGGCCGCCGTGTCGGTGCCGCCGAGATTCAGGTAAGCCGTCAAGAGGATGCGCGGGCGCACCCGCTTACCTCCGGCAGTCGAGTTTTCCAGTGCCTGCCACAGCGAGAGGTAGCCGGGACCCAGTTTCGCGGCGCGGGCTTTGGCCCGCTCGAAGAACCGGTTCAGAACGGTCTCGACCAGATCCTGGCCGATAGACAAGTCGAGCGGGGGGTGCGTCTGCATAGGTAAAGTAAACACGTATGGGACTAGCGGAAGAAATGACAGACGGCTCAGAACGCGTGGTTCTGGTAGACAATGACGGCCGTCCCGTGGGCACCCGGGACAAGGCCGCCGTGCACACCACTGACACGCCGCTGCACCTGGCGTTCTCCACCCACGTCTTCAATACCCGCGGCTCGTTGCTGGTCACCCGCCGGGCGATGTCCAAGCTGACCTGGCCGGGAGTCTGGACAAATTCCTTCTGCGGCCATCCCGGACCCGGAGAAGCGACGGAGGACGCGGTGAACCGGCGCGCCCGGCGCGAGCTGGGGCTCGAAGTGCGGGACCTGACGCTGCGGCTGCCGGATTTCCGCTACCGTGCCGTGGATGCCTCCGGGATTGTCGAGCATGAGATCTGCCCCGTTTATACGGCCGTGGCCGACGCCGATCCGGTCCCGGCAGCGGACGAGGTCATGGACTGGGAGTGGGCGGATCCGGCGCAGCTTGTTCCGGCGGTTCGGCTGACGCCTTGGGCATTCAGTCCCTGGCTGGTGCTGCAGCTTCCGCTGCTCTACCCCTAGATCCGGCCCGGCCTGTCTGGGGTGGGCGACGGCGTGGGGTCGGCCTGACGGTGTGCGTGCGGACTGACGGCGCGGCAGGCAGGATCGACGGTGTGCGTGCGGACTGACGGCGCGGCAGTCGCTCAGTGTGCCGGTGCTGCGGTTTTGCTGCCCGCGAACCTCCGGCCCCAGCGGACCCAGGGGTATTCCTGGGGCCAGTGCCCGGCCAGGGTGTGGAAGGCCCGCCGGAAGCGCAGGGCCACGTTTGCCCGGCTTTGCACCGCCCGCGGCGCCATCCCTACGGTCAGGTGCGGATCCCGGCGGCAGCGACGGCCTTGGCCAAGATGGAAGCTGAGGCAGACGTCGTCGTGCATCTGCGCATCGCTCCTATGCACCTCGCCGCTGACCGCTTGCCAGGTCCCGGCGCGCAGGGCCAGATTCGAGCCGAAAAACGGCCAGTGGGCCAAAGCTGACCCCATGGCCAGGTAATAGGACCCCAGATACACCCGGGAGAGCAGCAGCGCCGGGAGGCGGGGCATCCCGTAGAAAACACCGGGACCGCTAAGCACTTCCAACTGCGGATCGGCGGCGAAGGCTTCAGCTATGCGCGCAATCCAATCCGGGGGCAGGACGCAATCTGCGTCACATCTCGCAATAATGGCGTCCGCGTCGAGGCCCTGAGCAGCGGCGTCGTACCCGGCACCGGCAGCGGCTGGGATTCCGAGAGCCGGTTCGAAAACCACTCGGGCGCCGAACCGCCGGGCAACCTCTGCGCTGGCATCGCTGCTGTTGTTGTCCACCACCACTATTTCCCGGGGCTGCAGGCTCTGCCCGGCCAGCGACTCCAGGCACGCTTCCAGGAGGGCGGCATCATTGCGGCACGGGATGACCACGGCAACAGCCGGAAGCTCAGAAGGCATGGGCTGAGTTTAGCGTGGAGCCACTGGTTCTCCCGGCCCGTTTCCGATGCCCACTGCCTCCGTCAGTGGTGCCGGGCTACCGTATGAGGATGATCGACGCACTGCTCCGCCCGCCCGAGTCCCGGAAGGCGTACCTGGCTGACGCGGTACGTGCAGTGGGAGTACTCAGTGTCCTGACGGCACTCGTACTGCTCGGACCGGTGGAAACGGCCCTGTTCCTGCTGGTGCTGCTGGGGCTTCTGGTCTCCCGGGCGCTGGCGGTCTTCCCTGATTTTGACGCCGCCTACGGCGTGGTGCTGCTGGCCGCGGCCTGGAGCAGCGTGGCGGACCTCTACGCCCGCATCTCCTGGTGGGATCTCGCCGTCCACTTTGCCACCACCGGTGCGCTGGCCGTGATGGCCTATTTCCTGCTGGTGCAGTTCGGCGCAGTACCTGCAGTCCAGCGCCCGCACCGTCACTCGCCCTCGCTCCCCGTGGTGGTTCCGCTGCTGGTGCTGGCGCTTGGCCTGGGAATGAGTGTCCTCTGGGAAATCGGTGAGTGGTGGGGCCACACGTACGTGGATGCAAGCATCAACGTCGGGTATGCGGACACCATGGGAGATCTGGCTGCCGGAGGGCTGGGCGCGTTGGCGGCCGGCCTGTGCCTGGGTGTTGCCGTCCGCCGGTCCGGTGCGCGGCAGAATGCGCCGGTGCCGCACCGTTCCCGCCGCTAGCCCGGGGCTCGCGCCGCTGGCCCGGGCTCGCCCCGCTGATAGCCGGCTGCGGCCCGGGTTCACGCGCTTGGTAGCCCGTCGCATCCAGGCTTAACTGCGAAGGGCATCCCGGGCAGCGATGGCTGCCCGGGATGCCCTGTACTGCCGGCGGATCACCGCCGGCTGTTCTCGCTAGCGGGAGAGGTACCGCTCGTGCTCGCTGTGGGCGCGGGCTACGGTTTCGCGGATCTCTTCGATGTCCTTGACCTTGTTGCGGTACTTGACGTCCATCTTCAGGATGTCCTGCTCTTCATCGCACAGGGCCTTGTAGACCCGCTCCCGCTCGGCGGGATCTGCGGTGTAGGACAGGTCCAGGTAGGAATCCGCATGGCGCCGCGCGTTGTTCACGGCGGTCATGGCCTTGCCTGCCGGGCTGACCAGGGACGCAACAACGGTCACCAGCAGGACGCCCACAATGACGGAGAGCGAGAGGCCGGTGGTGATCTCGATAACCGGAACGTGCTCGCCGCCGTTGATGAAGGGCAGGGTGTTCTCGTGCAGGGCGTGCAGGACAAGCTTGACGCCGATGAAGGCCAGGATGGTTGCCAGGCCGTAGCTGAGGTAGATCAGGCGGTCGAGCAGTCCATCAATGAGGAAGTAGAGCTGGCGCAGGCCCATCAGGGAGAACGCCGTGGCCGTGAAGACAATGAAGACGTTCTGCGTCAGGCCGAAGATCGCCGGGATTGAGTCGAGCGCGAAGAGGATGTCGGTACCGCCGATGGCCACCATGACCAGCAGCATCGGGGTGAGGACGCGCTTGCCGTTCTCCATGGTGAAGAGCTTGTCGCCGTCGTACGTCTCCGACGTGTGGAAGATTTTGCGGGCGAGCCGAATGATGAAGTTGTTGGCTTCGTCGTCGCCCTCGGTGCTTTCAGGCTTGAGCAGGTTGCCCGCCGTGATCAGCAGGATCAGGCCGAAGAGGTAGAAGACCCAGGAGAAGGAGTTGATCAGCGCGGCACCGAGAAGGATGAACGCGGTACGGGCGATCAGGGAGAAGACGATGCCGAAGAGGAGGACCTTCTGCTGGTCTTCACGCGGAACCCGGAAACTCGCCATGATGATCAGGAAGACAAACAGGTTGTCCACCGAAAGCGCTTTCTCGGTGATGTATCCGGCGAAGTACTCGGTGCCCATCTGGGTTCCGCCAAGGGCCCAAACGACACCGCCGAAAACCACGGCCAGGCCTACGTAAATGGAGGACCAAATGGCCGCTTCCTTCAGCGTAGGGATGTGGGCCTTGCGGATGTGGAAGAAGTAATCAAAGGCCAGAAGGGCCAGGATGACCGCAATGGTCACTCCCCAGACCAAGGGGGAAACAGTCATGGAATCTCTGCTTTCGTAGGGTATGCCGAAGGAGCATAGGTCTCTCCCGCCACCCTGGACAGGCTGGCCGCTGAACCCGGCGGAGCGTCGGTGCTCCACGTGTTGACGGATATCTGCGTTTTGGGATACTCCCCTACGAAGGAATCAGTCTAACAGGGCCAGGTCCGCATCGCAGTCCACGTCCCGCCCATCGGCCAGGTCGGAACAGTCCACGATGTCCAGGAGCTCCGGATGGGCAGCCAGGAACGCACGGGCACCGGAATCCGGATCGACTCCCGGCTTCCCTTCCCCTGCATGTTCAGCCCCTGAATAGCGTGTATCCGGTTCCAGGCTTCGCGCGGCCAGGGAAGCATCGAACAGAACGGGGTGCCCGCGCCGCAACTCCCCATCCGGCCTCCGGTAGCCGGCGGCGGCTATCCTTCCGGGCCGCCCCGAGGCGAGGACACGGGAGACCACGGCCGGGGTCAATCCGGGCTGGTCTACCAGGGCCACAAGGACCGAGGTCTCCGGCTCCCGGGCCAGTGCCGCCAGGATCCCGCAACGGTAACTGGTGCCCATTCCGAGCTCCCACTGTGGATTCACCACCGGTACAGCATCCTGCAGCCGGACCGAGGCCAGAATCTCAGTGCTCCCGGCGCCCAGCACTGCGACCACCTGGGCACACCCTCCGGCCAGCAGCACCTCGACCTGATGCTCGATCAGGGGCCGCCCGCGGAAAGGCAGCAGCGCCTTAGGCCCGCGGCCGAGACGTCTGCCGGCACCGGCAGCCAGCAGGACCGCCGTCGTCGTTCCGGTCATTGGTCCGTCCTCACTCCGCTCCGGACTTAAACAGGCAGCCGCCGCACCCTTGGATGGTGCGACGGCTGAGGTTTCGGGTAATTAGCCTTCACAGTCCTTGCAGTAGGCCAGGCCGTTCTTTTCGACGGCCAGCTGGGAGCGGTGGCGGACCAGGAAGCAGGAGTTGCAGGTGAACTCGTCTTCCTGCGGCGGCACTACGCGGACAAGCAGTTCTTCACCGGACAGGTCTGCGCCGGGCAGTTCAAATCCTTCAGCTGCCTCGGTCTCATCCACGTCAACTACGGCAGACTGCTTGTCACTGCGCCGTGCCTGAAGCTCTTCGATAGAAGCCGGGCCGGCTTCTTCCTCAGTCTTGCGCGGCGCGTCATAATCTGTAGCCATTTTCTCGGCTCACACTCCAAATCCGTAGTTATGTTGTTTCCGGGGCACTCGATACTAGCCGAACATAACGGTTGTACGGTCGCGTACTATTCCCATCGGCCGTTCAGCTGCCGTTTTTCTTTCTCCGGACCCTGGGTGCCCGGACGTTGGTGCCCGGACGTTGCGCGCCCGGACTTTGGTGCCCGGACCTTGGGCGCCCAGCCCCGCGGCGCCGAAAGTGCGCTCGTGCCGGGAAGCCGTCCGGGTCCATTGTGCGGTCCCCGCGCACCCTTTCCTACCCAACGTGCATCCAGCCGTGCAGGTTCCGCTTTTTCGACGGGACTTGTTAACGGTTGAATCCGTTGCGGAGGAACCCAATCGCTTCGGCAAACAGCTGTTCCAGCAGCTTGAGGGACTCCGGCGTGATGGCGCCCTGCGTGCGCCGTTCCCACTGGGCAAAGGCGCTTCGTCCGCAGGTCAGCACTGAACCAACCAGGCAGGAGATGTAGAAGGGATCGGCGGCATCGCCTAATCGCTGCCGGATGGAAGCGACGATGCGCTGTTCTGCCCGGTCCCATGCCTCCAGCTGGAACCGCATCATTTCCGGGTTGTCCTGGGCAAAGGCGTAGAGCTCGGCAGTCACCGCCAGCCGCTCCGGTTCCGCCGGGGAGGTCAGGGCCTCCAGCATGGACTCCACGATGTTTTCGTCCTGCGGACGGGACTCGAAGTGGCCCAGCACGGTTTCCAGGAATCCTTCCATGGCCACCGTGAGCGATGCTTCAGTGCTGGAAAAATAGTTGAAGAAGGTCCTGCGCGAGACACCGGCCCGCTCCGCAATGTCGTC
This genomic stretch from Arthrobacter sp. zg-Y1110 harbors:
- a CDS encoding alpha/beta fold hydrolase; this translates as MPAAEARTGFQRVTVGDTQVDIRTYRRFDDAGTPDWHETRSEVVLVHGIGASERYYRPLIWELARTSIVHTLELPGFGSTPKPRRQLQMEDFGRIAAEALDTAGIRGAQWVGHSMGCQVVVEMALAAPDAASSVVLLGPTINDAERSAPLQALRLMQDCLVEPPAVNFILVTDYLRAGPRWYLSTLPVMIHHRLEERIREVKPPVLLVRGGKDPVVRADWLARLALARPGAVTAEIPGQPHVMMYTRPKETAELMRTAAAVQ
- a CDS encoding Fur family transcriptional regulator yields the protein MNGNAAAEETTARWSDELRAHGRRVTKQRLAVLRTVDTAPHSVADDVAAGVRRELPDISLQSVYVILADLTETGLLRKIETPDSPARYETRVNDNHHHAICTECGRIEDVDCAVGHAPCLTPGNTHGMTIQIADVLYRGICTDCAAAAS
- a CDS encoding catalase; the encoded protein is MSNFTTTQTGTPVASDAHSLSTGADGAIALHDRYLVEKLAQFNRERIPERIVHAKGGGAFGEFVVTEDVSMYTRAAVFQPGTVTETVQRFSSVAGEMGSPDTWRDVRGFALRFYSTEGNYDIVGNNTPVFFIRDGIKFPDFIHSQKRLPGSGLRDADMQWDFWTNSPESAHQVTYLMGDRGLPTSWREMPGFGSHTYQWINAAGERFWVKYHFTSNQGNHEITGAEAEKIAGADADYYRRDLYEAIEAGNFPSWDLHVQVMPYEDAKTYRFNPFDLTKVWPHADYPLIKVGTHTLNRNPENFFAQIEQVALSPANLVPGIDASPDKMLMARIFSYPDAQRYRIGANYNQLPVNAPKAPVNNYSQDGAMRFSYNSPQTPVYAPNTLGGPAADAALAGSGSWENDGALVRAAATLHSEDSDFVQAGTLYREVYDDAAKQRFLETITGAISGVKRPHIREAAIQYWTNVDATLGEKLRLSLAQGETTANEKAEFVGVAE
- a CDS encoding prenyltransferase, which encodes MLLVSSRPLSWVNTAYPFAAAYLLTTGQIDLTWVIGTLYFLVPYNLAMYGINDVFDYESDLHNPRKGGVEGAVLDRGFHRITLWAAVITNVPFLVALILLGSPLSWLVLAVSVFAVIAYSAPGLRFKERPFLDSMTSSTHFVSPAVYGLVLAGAVFTPELWAVLGAFFLWGMASQAFGAVQDVVPDREGGIGSIATVLGARPVVVLAAAAYLAAGLLMLLTPWPAMLGGLLALPYILNLVPFLRITDAGSGAANAGWRRFLKLNFLTGFLVTLLIIWYWPTR
- a CDS encoding lycopene cyclase domain-containing protein; amino-acid sequence: MTYWTLNAFFLVPAALIFTTALLGRNRPRHFAAAAAVTGVVLLALTAVFDNLMIRVGLFWYNEDRISGAFAGAAPLEDFAYPLAAVLLLPALWMLLPGRAPAPGDAKPNTKETP
- a CDS encoding lycopene cyclase domain-containing protein, with translation MGVLYLLFLLLSLGCMVLLDHRFRLFFFAHARRAAAVLAIGVLFFTGWDLAGIGSDIFYRGETPFMLGLTLAPHLPVEEIFFLAFLCYLTMVLFGLVRLVADRAGERAAERNTDRTGRHPARRPSERTRP
- the crtI gene encoding phytoene desaturase family protein, which translates into the protein MRPRTAVVIGGGITGLATAALLSREGLEVTVLEKQPETGGRAGSWETGGFRFDTGPSWYLMPEVFDHFFRLLGTTAAEQLELVRLDPGYRVLFEDTAEPVDVAATRDGNIALFESLEPGAGARLEEYLESAEEVYAMAKKRFLYTTFASFLPLLRPDVLRSGPRLARLLLEPLSTFVGRRFTDPRIRQILGYPAVFLGSSPFTTPSMYHLMSRLDLADGVLYPLGGFHRIVSVISDLARAEGSRVITGAEVTRIRTSAPANAKSGRARFPRRKPRAVGVEYRDAGGSLVSLDADLVVSAADLHHTETTLVPRELQTYPEAYWEHRVPGPGGLLLHLGVEGKLPQLEHHTLLFTRDWEANFEKIFGQDTSVPDPASLYVCRPSATDPDAAPEGHENLFVLVPVPSDPSLGAGGIDGAGDPRIEKMADAVIEQLSSWAGIPDLAERIIIRRTVGPQDFVADLNSWRGTLLGPAHILKQSAFFRGTNASRKVEGLLYAGGSTLPGIGLPMCLISAELVLKRLRGETGTEALPEPAPWGARVSSSQLPDGQHPAPQPSAEAGA